The following are from one region of the Escherichia sp. E4742 genome:
- the ndk gene encoding nucleoside-diphosphate kinase produces MAIERTFSIIKPNAVAKNVIGNIFARFEAAGFKIVGTKMLHLTVEQARGFYAEHDGKPFFDGLVEFMTSGPIVVSVLEGENAVQRHRDLLGATNPANALAGTLRADYADSLTENGTHGSDSVESAAREIAYFFGEGEVCPRTR; encoded by the coding sequence ATGGCTATTGAACGTACTTTTTCCATCATCAAACCGAACGCGGTAGCAAAAAACGTTATTGGTAATATCTTTGCTCGCTTTGAAGCTGCTGGATTCAAAATTGTCGGCACCAAAATGCTGCACCTGACCGTTGAACAGGCTCGTGGCTTTTATGCTGAACACGATGGAAAACCGTTCTTTGATGGTCTGGTTGAGTTCATGACCTCTGGCCCGATCGTGGTTTCCGTACTGGAAGGTGAAAACGCCGTTCAGCGTCACCGCGATCTGCTGGGCGCGACCAACCCGGCAAACGCACTGGCCGGTACTCTGCGTGCTGATTATGCTGACAGCTTGACCGAAAACGGTACCCACGGTTCTGATTCCGTAGAATCTGCCGCTCGCGAAATCGCCTACTTCTTTGGCGAAGGCGAAGTGTGTCCGCGCACACGTTAA